In Populus nigra chromosome 10, ddPopNigr1.1, whole genome shotgun sequence, the following proteins share a genomic window:
- the LOC133704736 gene encoding uncharacterized protein LOC133704736 isoform X1, producing MATLAPGILLKLLNGMDTGTKPTSEHRSSLLQVTDIVPAELDEKNLWPKHGFFIKVSDSSHSIYVSLPSDQDDFVLSDKMQLGQFIYVDRLEPGSPVPVVKGAKPLPGRHPLLGTPEPLMGLRGKGERRSEQKPPNGQRRGSWETGQNGADGVSSPMVLKPVPLDFDQCTPLKQRLAVSCVKSVSPMVRGRIAKDGGTNGVIRCSFAGGGSLAKMVDTKGESPALLRKSCIASSANSKFRRSKSVCEREARIPISPGKSSEKKSSTPPPSLRNARAVASLRMGEAQNSSNLKAISEMKSQPGNSASDSSTGLSMSLPGKLNVLGKEAVQQRDAAQKIALQALRDASATETLVRSLKMFSNLSKSARPEAPAACFDQFLEFHLHIARAVTDMVSIQAATSAAEIAQDTNIKQCEDSSILHEIGNNSMDQCGNSELNSSKRRTALYKSIASFPERSSDQRMNFEKLLRSNSNQKASSERKGPLTPQGKLLPKATIENDENKRPASCNLSNTIRLGKQIENEAGNWFMDFLEKALGTGMKKSKGTTADEDAKKVPQSLLLKVINWVDVEQTDCNKRPVHPKAAQIARKLRIKMKNP from the exons ATGGCAACATTGGCACCTGGAATTCTGTTGAAGCTTCTAAATGGGATGGACACGGGGACTAAGCCCACTAGTGAGCACCGGAGTTCACTCCTGCAGGTAACTGATATAGTCCCAGCTGAGCTTGATGAGAAAAATCTGTGGCCCAAACATGGGTTTTTCATTAAAGTATCCGATTCTTCACACTCCATCTATGTAAGTCTTCCCTCTGATCAAGATGACTTTGTCCTCAGCGACAAAATGCAGCTTGGCCAGTTCATTTACGTTGACAGACTGGAGCCAGGATCTCCAGTTCCTGTTGTCAAAGGGGCAAAACCACTTCCAGGCAGACACCCATTATTAGGTACCCCTGAACCCCTTATGGGTCTGAGAGGAAAGGGAGAGAGAAGAAGCGAACAAAAACCACCCAATGGTCAAAGGAGAGGTTCTTGGGAAACAGGGCAAAATGGGGCAGATGGGGTTTCATCTCCAATGGTTTTGAAGCCAGTTCCTTTGGATTTTGATCAGTGCACGCCGTTGAAACAGCGATTGGCTGTAAGTTGTGTGAAATCAGTATCTCCAATGGTTAGAGGGAGAATTGCCAAAGATGGAGGTACTAATGGGGTGATTAGGTGTTCTTTTGCTGGTGGTGGATCGCTGGCTAAGATGGTGGACACCAAGGGAGAGAGTCCTGCATTGCTCAGGAAAAGTTGTATTGCATCTTCTGCTAATTCCAAGTTTCGAAGAAGCAAGAGTGTCTGTGAACGAGAAGCTCGAATTCCAATTAGCCCCGGCAAATCATCT GAAAAGAAAAGTTCAACTCCCCCGCCGAGTTTAAGAAATGCAAGGGCGGTAGCTTCTCTCAGAATGGGCGAAGCACAAAACTCTTCGAATTTAAAGGCCATCTCAGAGATGAAGTCTCAGCCTGGTAATTCAGCCTCTGATAGCAGCACCGGGTTGTCCATGAGTTTACCGGGAAAACTGAACGTATTAGGCAAG GAAGCTGTGCAGCAACGAGATGCAGCTCAGAAGATAGCCCTCCAGGCACTAAGAGATGCTTCGGCTACTGAAACTTTAGTTCGCTCTCTGAA GATGTTCTCGAATTTGAGCAAATCAGCGAGACCAGAAGCTCCAGCGGCCTGTTTTGACCAGTTTCTGGAGTTCCATCTCCATATTGCGAGAGCAGTTACTGATATGGTGTCCATTCAAGCAGCCACTTCAGCTGCTGAAATTGCTCAGGACACAAATATCAAACAGTGTGAAGATTCCTCAATCTTGCATGAAATTGGAAACAATTCCATGGACCAGTGCGGGAATTCAGAATTGAACTCATCGAAGAGAAGAACAGCATTGTACAAGTCAATTGCCAGCTTCCCAGAAAGAAGTAGTGATCAGAGGATGAATTTCGAGAAACTCCTAAGATCAAATTCTAATCAAAAGGCCTCTTCAGAAAGAAAAGGGCCATTAACTCCACAGGGAAAACTGTTACCTAAAGCTACTATCGAGAATGATGAGAACAAGAGACCAGCCTCTTGCAACTTAAGCAATACAATTAGGTTGGGTAAGCAGATTGAAAATGAAGCTGGAAATTGGTTCATGGACTTCCTAGAGAAAGCTCTGGGAACTGGAATGAAGAAATCTAAAGGAACAACGGCAGATGAGGATGCCAAGAAAGTTCCTCAATCTCTACTATTGAAGGTTATAAACTGGGTGGATGTAGAACAGACTGACTGCAATAAGCGGCCAGTTCATCCAAAAGCAGCACAGATTGCTCGGAAGTTGAGGATCAAAATGAAGAATCCCTAG
- the LOC133704736 gene encoding uncharacterized protein LOC133704736 isoform X2, whose translation MGWTRGLSPLVSTGVHSCSDKMQLGQFIYVDRLEPGSPVPVVKGAKPLPGRHPLLGTPEPLMGLRGKGERRSEQKPPNGQRRGSWETGQNGADGVSSPMVLKPVPLDFDQCTPLKQRLAVSCVKSVSPMVRGRIAKDGGTNGVIRCSFAGGGSLAKMVDTKGESPALLRKSCIASSANSKFRRSKSVCEREARIPISPGKSSEKKSSTPPPSLRNARAVASLRMGEAQNSSNLKAISEMKSQPGNSASDSSTGLSMSLPGKLNVLGKEAVQQRDAAQKIALQALRDASATETLVRSLKMFSNLSKSARPEAPAACFDQFLEFHLHIARAVTDMVSIQAATSAAEIAQDTNIKQCEDSSILHEIGNNSMDQCGNSELNSSKRRTALYKSIASFPERSSDQRMNFEKLLRSNSNQKASSERKGPLTPQGKLLPKATIENDENKRPASCNLSNTIRLGKQIENEAGNWFMDFLEKALGTGMKKSKGTTADEDAKKVPQSLLLKVINWVDVEQTDCNKRPVHPKAAQIARKLRIKMKNP comes from the exons ATGGGATGGACACGGGGACTAAGCCCACTAGTGAGCACCGGAGTTCACTCCTGCAG CGACAAAATGCAGCTTGGCCAGTTCATTTACGTTGACAGACTGGAGCCAGGATCTCCAGTTCCTGTTGTCAAAGGGGCAAAACCACTTCCAGGCAGACACCCATTATTAGGTACCCCTGAACCCCTTATGGGTCTGAGAGGAAAGGGAGAGAGAAGAAGCGAACAAAAACCACCCAATGGTCAAAGGAGAGGTTCTTGGGAAACAGGGCAAAATGGGGCAGATGGGGTTTCATCTCCAATGGTTTTGAAGCCAGTTCCTTTGGATTTTGATCAGTGCACGCCGTTGAAACAGCGATTGGCTGTAAGTTGTGTGAAATCAGTATCTCCAATGGTTAGAGGGAGAATTGCCAAAGATGGAGGTACTAATGGGGTGATTAGGTGTTCTTTTGCTGGTGGTGGATCGCTGGCTAAGATGGTGGACACCAAGGGAGAGAGTCCTGCATTGCTCAGGAAAAGTTGTATTGCATCTTCTGCTAATTCCAAGTTTCGAAGAAGCAAGAGTGTCTGTGAACGAGAAGCTCGAATTCCAATTAGCCCCGGCAAATCATCT GAAAAGAAAAGTTCAACTCCCCCGCCGAGTTTAAGAAATGCAAGGGCGGTAGCTTCTCTCAGAATGGGCGAAGCACAAAACTCTTCGAATTTAAAGGCCATCTCAGAGATGAAGTCTCAGCCTGGTAATTCAGCCTCTGATAGCAGCACCGGGTTGTCCATGAGTTTACCGGGAAAACTGAACGTATTAGGCAAG GAAGCTGTGCAGCAACGAGATGCAGCTCAGAAGATAGCCCTCCAGGCACTAAGAGATGCTTCGGCTACTGAAACTTTAGTTCGCTCTCTGAA GATGTTCTCGAATTTGAGCAAATCAGCGAGACCAGAAGCTCCAGCGGCCTGTTTTGACCAGTTTCTGGAGTTCCATCTCCATATTGCGAGAGCAGTTACTGATATGGTGTCCATTCAAGCAGCCACTTCAGCTGCTGAAATTGCTCAGGACACAAATATCAAACAGTGTGAAGATTCCTCAATCTTGCATGAAATTGGAAACAATTCCATGGACCAGTGCGGGAATTCAGAATTGAACTCATCGAAGAGAAGAACAGCATTGTACAAGTCAATTGCCAGCTTCCCAGAAAGAAGTAGTGATCAGAGGATGAATTTCGAGAAACTCCTAAGATCAAATTCTAATCAAAAGGCCTCTTCAGAAAGAAAAGGGCCATTAACTCCACAGGGAAAACTGTTACCTAAAGCTACTATCGAGAATGATGAGAACAAGAGACCAGCCTCTTGCAACTTAAGCAATACAATTAGGTTGGGTAAGCAGATTGAAAATGAAGCTGGAAATTGGTTCATGGACTTCCTAGAGAAAGCTCTGGGAACTGGAATGAAGAAATCTAAAGGAACAACGGCAGATGAGGATGCCAAGAAAGTTCCTCAATCTCTACTATTGAAGGTTATAAACTGGGTGGATGTAGAACAGACTGACTGCAATAAGCGGCCAGTTCATCCAAAAGCAGCACAGATTGCTCGGAAGTTGAGGATCAAAATGAAGAATCCCTAG